One genomic region from Rosa rugosa chromosome 1, drRosRugo1.1, whole genome shotgun sequence encodes:
- the LOC133736914 gene encoding uncharacterized protein LOC133736914 yields the protein MIYKTLSTFPTSAFMLVDKYRLEYHNKRITTFNKLISLLQVAERENEDLLNNNARPTGTKKIPEANYGKIKGGKNSNAKGFGRADPYPRGNNAPRGKGRGGDGNKMQKAPKNPSVKQDRVGNEPYYRCGVIGHWYKNCKASNIVAATYKRYRESKEQETHYMEEGGHDPYVNLTIADLNGNKELAQSMDALVFD from the coding sequence atgatctacaagactctttccacctttcctacttcagcgTTTATGCTAGTGGAcaagtataggctggagtatcacaacaaaagaatcacaaccttcaataagttgatcagcctactgcaagtggctgagagggaAAATGAGGAtctcttgaacaacaatgctaggcccactgggacaaagaaaattcccgaggctaattatggaaaaataaaaggtggaaagaactccaatgcaaaggggtttggacgtgctgatccctacccacgtggcaacaatgcaccacgtggaaagggacgTGGAGGTGATGGAAACAAGATGCaaaaggcacctaagaacccttcagtcaaacaggatagagttggcaatgaaccatactataggtgtggagtcattgggcattggtacaagaactgcaaagcaagcaacatagttgcagccacttacaagagatatagggagtctaaagaacaagaaactcactatatggaagaaggaggccatgacccaTATGttaacctcacaattgcagacctcaatggcaacaaggaacttgctcagtcaatggatgcacTAGTTTTTGACTGA